A portion of the Malania oleifera isolate guangnan ecotype guangnan chromosome 3, ASM2987363v1, whole genome shotgun sequence genome contains these proteins:
- the LOC131150369 gene encoding uncharacterized protein LOC131150369 isoform X2, with product MVSFLSTLEELDGNLWAWQRLHAQMELATDPSPMPPTWRIFHADPTRYVRSYSIVVQYTRRSSHPKLRRERAQSSTGKTNVAFQMFEKMPKSLHC from the exons ATGGTGTCAT TTTTGTCAACCTTAGAAGAGCTTGATGGTAACTTGTGGGCATGGCAACGGCTGCATGCACAGATGGAGCTAGCCACCGACCCATCACCCATGCCCCCCACCTGGCGCATTTTCCACGCCGATCCAACGAGATATGTTCGCTCATACTCGATTGTTGTGCAATACACTCGTCGAAGCTCGCATCCAAAGCTCAGAAGAGAAAGGGCGCAATCAAGTACTGGAAAAACGAATGTTGCATTTCAGATGTTTGAGAAAATGCCTAAGAG